The genomic DNA CCCCGTTCTGGAACATTCATCCGGTGCTGAGCCGGAACATCGCCGTGCGCGACGTCCGGATCGAGTGCGAGGGCCCCAACAGCGACGGCTGCGACCCCGACTCGTGCGAGAACGTCACGATCGAGCGGGTCACTTTCGCCACACACGACGACTGCATCGCCATCAAGTCCGGCCGCGACCAGGACGGCAGGCGGGTCGGGGTGCCCTCGCGGCACATCCGCATCCAGGACTGCGTGTACCTCAGCGGCGGAGCCGCAGTGGCGATCGGCAGCGAGATGAGCGGCGGGGTGTCCGACGTGGTCGCGCGTCGGCTGAGCCTGCCGTTCGACCCGGATCTGGGCGAGGCGTCCGTCGCTTCGGTCCTGGTGGTCAAGTCCACGCCCACCAGGGGCGGGTACGTGCGGGACGTCCGCGTCACCGACGTTCACGCGCCGGCCTGGACCTACGTGCCCTTCGAGGTCACGTTCCAGTACGCCGGGGACACCGGTGGGGTGCAGCCTGCGGAGGTGTCGCGCCTGTCGGCGGCACGCTGGTCGGTCGGCGGCCACTGCGAGTATCCGGTGCGCGTCCGCGCCCGTCCCGAAGCGCCGGTCAACGATGTCAGGCTCGACCGACTGACCTTCGACGACACCGCGCAGGACATGCTGCTCCAGTCGGTCACGGACCTGTCCATCCACCGCGTGATGGTCAACGGCTTTCTCCAGCAAGGTTTCGCGTGACACCGGCTGGTCCGGCCCACTGGGCGAACCGGGTGGCATAGCCCGGACTCGGCGGCGGAGGCGAACCTCCCCGTGACGGAAACACCAAGCGGCCCACTTCCCCGGCCAGTTCGGGGACGTGGGCCGCTCAGGTTTCGCGCCTGAGGGCTGTCCCGTAATCCCTGGTGGATCGGCGCGCGGCGTCAGATGCGGTGCATCGCAAGGCGGAGGACGTCATCGTGCCGGTCGTATTCGGGCGTTCCGGCAACGCGGCGAGGTGCCGAACCTGTCGAAGTGCGCCCGCCAGGGATTACGGGACCGCCCTTAGCCAGCCGAGCTCCGGGCCACCGCCCTCGACGCGGCGGCCGTTCGGTGTGCGGCACCGGGGAGCGGGCGTGAGCCCAACTCCTTCTCGCTGTCGGCACAACGGCGCACCGCAAGGGCTGTCGGACTCCCCGCACGGCCGAACGGGCAGGCGGACGGGCGGTTCGCGTGGATCGTGTACGACCGGCCCGCGCTCGCCTTGCCGCTCTCGACGACCCCTTTCGCGCCGGGGCCTACCCAAGATCCGCCACCCGCCCCAGGGGCCCCTGACATGGCATTTCTCGCCTGCGAGCCGGCTTGCGCAGCCGAATCCAGCTGTTACGGCGGGGCTTTCAAGTCGTCACTTGTATGATACGTTACGACTGTTGAGGGGGTGATGCGGGGCCTCCCCCCGACCGGGCAGCACCATTGCCCTGCCCGACGAAACACACACCCCGAAACATCAGCAAGGTGCGGTCCTCGACCGCGAGCCGCGTGCCCCGGCACGCTCCCCCACGGCCCGCGCTCGGCCTCCCCGGACAACAGGCCACCGGTCAGGGAGTGCACCAGCCACCGCGGTGGCGCCCCGGAGGCGAAAGTGCCTCCGTCCAGGGGACGGACAACGAGCACGCAGAGGGGGGAGCAGATGAAGATCACCGGATACCGGACCCTCCGGACCGTGCACGACTGGGGCCGCCCCGTCGGCGATGCGAACGGCTTCGTCGCCGGCGGGGTCACCGAAGTCCCGGTCCTGCTGGTGGAGACCGACGGCGGCCTCACCGGAGTAGGCCTCGGCGCCCACGCCGAGGCGGACCGGATCTTCCCCGCAGTCGAGGGCCAGGACCCGCGTGCCGTCACCGCGCTCTACGACCGGATGCTGGCCCACACGTTCAAGAGCGGCCACGGCGGCGCCGTCTTCGGCACCATCGGCGCCTTCGACATGGCGCTGTGGGACCTCAAGGCGAAGATGGCCGGCGAACCGCTCTGGCGCACACTCGGCGCCGCGGACCGTTTCGTCCCCGGTTACGCGTCCGGCCTGGACATCGCCCTCGGCGACGAGGAGCTGGTGGCGCTGTACACCGGCTGGGCCGAACGCGGCTTCACCGGCGCCAAGATCAAGGGCGGTCTCGACACGGAACGCGACATCCTGCGGCTCGGCGCGGTGGCGGAGGTGCTGCGCACCAACACCCGCTCCCCCGCCCTGATGCTCGACGTCAACGAGACCTGGGGCAGGCACCAGGCGGTGCGGCTGCTGGCCCGCGTCGAGAGCCGTGTCGAACTCTCCTGGATCGAGGAGCCGGTGCGCC from Streptomyces sp. NBC_01707 includes the following:
- a CDS encoding mandelate racemase/muconate lactonizing enzyme family protein; amino-acid sequence: MKITGYRTLRTVHDWGRPVGDANGFVAGGVTEVPVLLVETDGGLTGVGLGAHAEADRIFPAVEGQDPRAVTALYDRMLAHTFKSGHGGAVFGTIGAFDMALWDLKAKMAGEPLWRTLGAADRFVPGYASGLDIALGDEELVALYTGWAERGFTGAKIKGGLDTERDILRLGAVAEVLRTNTRSPALMLDVNETWGRHQAVRLLARVESRVELSWIEEPVRRWDVAGNRAVGRAARTAVATGENLTGLEQFSPLLAGDAVQVVQTGSVWGITHFLRVATLAHGHDLPVSPVGYETNPLAHAAAAAPNHLVTEVQDTSAPVGITVDQVIADGGIVLGDAVGLGITVDEAALARLDETAGWAQPAGPHVRPSAAGLRLVAESGPAGRTGGDRTPDTVERLPRDGRTETESTP
- a CDS encoding glycoside hydrolase family 28 protein, which encodes MSDPVRRQLLRFGALAAAAVPLAHATGAAAAGRPGPRFPDAWFPVTAHGAAGDGVTDCTAAINATVRDCHEAGGGHVLIPAGRWATGAIQLLSGVDLHVAEGATVLFSTDPAAYLPVVRTRWQGIEVYNYSPLVYAYGQHDIAVTGRGVLDGQSDNAHWWPWKGSGQYGWQSGMPNERADWATLEQWGAQGVPVTERVLGEGHYLRPSFIQPYACSDVLIEGVTLRNSPFWNIHPVLSRNIAVRDVRIECEGPNSDGCDPDSCENVTIERVTFATHDDCIAIKSGRDQDGRRVGVPSRHIRIQDCVYLSGGAAVAIGSEMSGGVSDVVARRLSLPFDPDLGEASVASVLVVKSTPTRGGYVRDVRVTDVHAPAWTYVPFEVTFQYAGDTGGVQPAEVSRLSAARWSVGGHCEYPVRVRARPEAPVNDVRLDRLTFDDTAQDMLLQSVTDLSIHRVMVNGFLQQGFA